In one Ananas comosus cultivar F153 linkage group 12, ASM154086v1, whole genome shotgun sequence genomic region, the following are encoded:
- the LOC109718024 gene encoding elicitor-responsive protein 1 isoform X1 encodes MGRGILEVHLVDAKGLADTDFLVAGKIDPYVLIQYRSQECKSSVARGQGRNPSWNETFKFQVNSQGSNIQHKLTLRVMDHDTFSRDDFIGEATINVTDLIAIGMEKGSIEQHPTKYNVVLADRSYCGEIRVGINFKAKMQEEGEEELGGWKHSFRA; translated from the exons atgggaagGGGGATTCTGGAGGTGCACCTGGTGGATGCAAAGGGTCTTGCGGATACAGATTTCTTAG TTGCAGGAAAAATAGATCCATATGTGTTGATTCAATACAGGAGTCAGGAGTGCAAGAGCAGCGTCGCACGAG GCCAAGGGAGGAACCCTTCATGGAATGAAACATTCAAGTTCCAGGTGAATTCTCAAGGCTCCAACATTCAACACAAGCTCACCCTCAGGGTAATGGATCATGACACCTTCTCCCGCGACGACTTCATCGGCGAAGCTAC GATCAACGTGACTGATTTGATCGCGATAGGGATGGAGAAGGGATCTATAGAACAACATCCTACCAAGTACAACGTAGTACTCGCGGACCGAAGTTATTGTGGGGAAATTCGAGTTGGCATCAATTTTAAAGCAAAG ATGcaagaggagggagaagaagagctcGGCGGGTGGAAACATAGCTTTCGTGCGTGA
- the LOC109718024 gene encoding elicitor-responsive protein 1 isoform X2: protein MGRGILEVHLVDAKGLADTDFLGKIDPYVLIQYRSQECKSSVARGQGRNPSWNETFKFQVNSQGSNIQHKLTLRVMDHDTFSRDDFIGEATINVTDLIAIGMEKGSIEQHPTKYNVVLADRSYCGEIRVGINFKAKMQEEGEEELGGWKHSFRA from the exons atgggaagGGGGATTCTGGAGGTGCACCTGGTGGATGCAAAGGGTCTTGCGGATACAGATTTCTTAG GAAAAATAGATCCATATGTGTTGATTCAATACAGGAGTCAGGAGTGCAAGAGCAGCGTCGCACGAG GCCAAGGGAGGAACCCTTCATGGAATGAAACATTCAAGTTCCAGGTGAATTCTCAAGGCTCCAACATTCAACACAAGCTCACCCTCAGGGTAATGGATCATGACACCTTCTCCCGCGACGACTTCATCGGCGAAGCTAC GATCAACGTGACTGATTTGATCGCGATAGGGATGGAGAAGGGATCTATAGAACAACATCCTACCAAGTACAACGTAGTACTCGCGGACCGAAGTTATTGTGGGGAAATTCGAGTTGGCATCAATTTTAAAGCAAAG ATGcaagaggagggagaagaagagctcGGCGGGTGGAAACATAGCTTTCGTGCGTGA